The following proteins are co-located in the Nitrospirota bacterium genome:
- a CDS encoding chemotaxis response regulator protein-glutamate methylesterase, with amino-acid sequence MSKIRVLIVDDSALMRQVLTELLSQDPEIQVVGTAQDPYFAREKIKVLNPDVLTLDVEMPKMDGLTFLEKLMVGHPMPVVMVSSLTEAGCQTTLHALELGAVDFITKPRIGLRSGMEEQAQELVAKVKAAAVARVRGKGQGARGGAQPLVSRPTPLASSAMLKTTDTIIAIGASTGGTEAIRELLEVLPPNTPPIVITQHMPEKFTKTFANRLDALCRISVREAEDGDSVLPGHALIAPGNYHMTLSRSGARYRVRLNQAPPVNRHRPSVDVMFHSVAEYAGANSVGVILTGMGGDGARGLLAMKQAGAYTVAQDESTCVVFGMPKEAIKLGGVDSVVPLPCMASHLLSRLRSAA; translated from the coding sequence ATGTCAAAGATTCGCGTGTTGATCGTGGACGACTCGGCGCTGATGCGCCAAGTCCTGACCGAGTTGCTCTCGCAGGATCCGGAGATCCAGGTGGTGGGGACCGCCCAGGATCCCTATTTTGCCCGAGAGAAAATCAAGGTGCTCAACCCGGACGTGCTGACGTTGGACGTCGAGATGCCCAAGATGGATGGGTTGACGTTTCTCGAGAAACTCATGGTCGGCCATCCGATGCCGGTGGTCATGGTCAGTTCCCTCACCGAAGCCGGGTGCCAGACGACGCTGCACGCGCTGGAACTCGGGGCGGTGGACTTCATCACCAAGCCCCGGATCGGCCTGCGAAGCGGGATGGAAGAGCAGGCGCAGGAGCTCGTCGCCAAGGTCAAAGCCGCCGCAGTTGCGCGGGTTCGGGGCAAGGGGCAAGGGGCGAGGGGAGGAGCCCAACCTCTCGTCTCTCGCCCCACGCCTCTCGCCTCATCCGCGATGCTCAAGACGACCGATACGATCATCGCCATCGGGGCCTCGACGGGCGGGACCGAGGCGATTCGGGAACTGCTGGAGGTCCTGCCGCCGAACACGCCTCCGATCGTGATCACCCAGCACATGCCGGAGAAGTTCACGAAGACTTTTGCCAATCGTCTCGACGCCCTCTGCCGGATCTCGGTCAGGGAGGCGGAGGACGGCGACAGTGTCCTTCCCGGCCATGCGCTCATTGCCCCGGGGAATTACCACATGACGTTGTCCCGGAGCGGGGCGCGATACCGTGTCAGGCTGAACCAGGCCCCGCCGGTGAACCGGCACCGTCCCTCGGTGGACGTGATGTTCCACTCGGTGGCGGAGTATGCCGGCGCCAACAGTGTCGGGGTGATCCTGACCGGCATGGGGGGAGACGGGGCGCGCGGGCTGCTCGCGATGAAGCAGGCCGGCGCCTACACGGTGGCGCAGGACGAAAGCACCTGCGTCGTGTTCGGCATGCCCAAAGAAGCGATCAAGTTGGGAGGGGTGGACAGCGTGGTCCCGCTTCCCTGCATGGCGTCGCACCTCCTCTCGCGGTTGCGGAGCGCCGCGTAG
- a CDS encoding NAD(P)H-dependent glycerol-3-phosphate dehydrogenase, protein MARADQKSAVIGAGAWGTTLARHLAGKGGEVSLWAYEPEVVEAVNHKRENTLFLPGVSLPPSLTATGSLAGAVRGAELLVFAVPSHAARSVLRQLGPLLSGPVPLVSATKGIEEETLKVMTQVMEEILPAAMRKRLAVLSGPSFAAEVCRGQPTAVTLAGEDEELVARLQPLLMTPLFRVYRGSDPLGVQLGGALKNVVALGAGIVDGLDLGHNARAALITRGLAEMVRLGTAMGAHLRTFYGLSGIGDLVLTCTGALSRNRTVGVRLGKGESLAGILNDMHAVAEGVRTARAAKGLAIKYGVEMPIVQEVCSVLFEGKPCARAVMDLMERSAKSEEGG, encoded by the coding sequence ATGGCGCGCGCAGACCAGAAATCGGCGGTGATCGGGGCCGGGGCCTGGGGCACCACCCTGGCCCGGCACCTGGCCGGGAAGGGCGGGGAGGTTTCCCTCTGGGCGTATGAGCCGGAGGTGGTGGAGGCGGTCAACCACAAGCGGGAGAATACGCTCTTTCTCCCCGGTGTAAGCCTGCCTCCGTCGCTGACTGCGACCGGTTCGCTGGCCGGCGCGGTGCGCGGCGCCGAGTTGCTCGTCTTTGCCGTGCCGTCGCACGCAGCCCGATCCGTGCTGCGTCAACTGGGGCCGCTGTTATCCGGGCCCGTGCCGCTGGTCAGCGCCACAAAGGGGATCGAAGAAGAGACGCTCAAGGTGATGACGCAGGTCATGGAGGAGATTCTTCCGGCCGCGATGCGGAAACGACTCGCCGTCCTGTCCGGCCCCAGCTTCGCCGCGGAGGTCTGCCGGGGACAACCGACCGCCGTGACCCTGGCGGGGGAGGACGAGGAGTTGGTGGCCCGGCTCCAACCCCTGCTGATGACCCCCCTGTTCCGGGTCTACAGGGGAAGCGACCCGCTCGGCGTCCAGTTGGGCGGGGCCCTCAAGAACGTCGTCGCGCTGGGCGCCGGCATCGTGGATGGGTTGGATCTCGGACACAATGCGCGGGCCGCACTGATCACGCGCGGCCTGGCCGAGATGGTCCGGCTCGGCACCGCGATGGGGGCCCATTTGCGAACTTTCTACGGTTTGTCGGGGATCGGGGATCTGGTCCTGACCTGCACGGGTGCCTTGAGCCGGAACCGAACGGTGGGCGTCCGGCTCGGCAAGGGAGAATCGCTGGCGGGGATTCTGAACGACATGCACGCGGTCGCCGAGGGGGTCCGGACCGCCAGAGCGGCGAAGGGGCTGGCCATCAAGTACGGAGTGGAGATGCCCATCGTGCAGGAGGTCTGTTCGGTTCTGTTCGAAGGAAAACCCTGCGCCCGCGCCGTGATGGATTTGATGGAGCGCTCGGCCAAATCCGAAGAAGGCGGGTAG
- the larB gene encoding nickel pincer cofactor biosynthesis protein LarB has protein sequence MDRRRLTKLLKDLRSGKLDVEETVERLRTLPYEDLGFASLDHHRTIRQGFPEVIFCEGKTRAQVVAIARGLLRKGGTLLATRVEPAVARALIRLDPRALHEEAARAVVIQKRKPVARGDILIVTAGTADIPVAEEARVTAEVMGSRVECLYDVGVAGIHRVLRRHDRLLRARALVVVAGMDGVLPSVVGGLVDRPVIAVPTSRGYGASFGGLAALLTMLNACAAGIGVMNIDNGFGAGVLAHRINLLGEAPRAGG, from the coding sequence ATGGATCGTCGTCGTCTCACGAAGCTTTTAAAGGATCTCAGAAGCGGCAAGCTCGACGTCGAAGAGACCGTGGAGCGGCTGCGCACCCTTCCGTACGAGGATCTGGGCTTCGCCTCGCTCGACCATCATCGGACGATCCGGCAGGGATTCCCGGAGGTCATCTTTTGCGAGGGGAAGACCAGGGCTCAGGTCGTGGCCATCGCGCGGGGGCTCTTGCGCAAGGGCGGCACGCTCCTGGCCACCCGCGTGGAGCCGGCGGTGGCCCGCGCGCTGATCCGGCTGGATCCGCGGGCCCTCCACGAGGAGGCGGCCCGGGCCGTGGTGATCCAAAAGCGGAAGCCGGTCGCCAGGGGAGACATCCTGATCGTCACCGCGGGGACGGCCGACATCCCGGTCGCCGAGGAGGCGAGGGTCACGGCCGAGGTGATGGGCAGCCGCGTGGAATGTCTCTACGACGTCGGCGTGGCCGGGATTCACCGTGTGCTGCGCCGCCATGACCGCTTGCTGCGCGCCCGAGCCCTCGTCGTCGTCGCGGGGATGGACGGGGTGTTGCCCAGCGTCGTCGGCGGCCTGGTGGACCGGCCGGTCATCGCCGTGCCCACCAGCCGGGGCTACGGGGCCAGCTTCGGCGGTCTGGCGGCCTTGCTGACCATGCTGAACGCCTGTGCGGCCGGAATCGGCGTCATGAACATCGACAACGGGTTCGGGGCCGGCGTCCTGGCCCACCGGATCAATCTGCTCGGCGAAGCGCCGCGGGCAGGAGGCTAG